One window of Medicago truncatula cultivar Jemalong A17 chromosome 2, MtrunA17r5.0-ANR, whole genome shotgun sequence genomic DNA carries:
- the LOC11412682 gene encoding subtilisin-like protease SBT1.9, giving the protein MASNICLWLWFSYITSLHVIFTLALSDNYIIHMNLSDMPKSFSNQHSWYESTLAQVTTTNNNLNNSTSSKIFYTYTNVMNGFSANLSPEEHESLKTFSGFISSIPDLPLKLDTTHSPQFLGLNPYRGAWPTSDFGKDIIVGVIDTGVWPESESFRDDGMTKIPSKWKGQLCQFENSNIQSINLSLCNKKLIGARFFNKGFLAKHSNISTTILNSTRDTNGHGTHTSTTAAGSKVDGASFFGYANGTARGIASSSRVAIYKTAWGKDGDALSSDIIAAIDAAISDGVDILSISLGSDDLLLYKDPVAIATFAAMEKGIFVSTSAGNNGPSFKSIHNGIPWVITVAAGTLDREFLGTVTLGNGVSLTGLSFYLGNFSANNFPIVFMGMCDNVKELNTVKRKIVVCEGNNETLHEQMFNVYKAKVVGGVFISNILDINDVDNSFPSIIINPVNGEIVKAYIKSHNSNASSIANMSFKKTAFGVKSTPSVDFYSSRGPSNSCPYVLKPDITAPGTSILAAWPTNVPVSNFGTEVFNNFNLIDGTSMSCPHVAGVAALLKGAHNGWSPSSIRSAIMTTSDILDNTKEHIKDIGNGNRAATPFALGAGHINPNRALDPGLVYDIGVQDYINLLCALNFTQKNISAITRSSFNDCSKPSLDLNYPSFIAFSNARNSSRTTNEFHRTVTNVGEKKTTYFASITPIKGFRVTVIPNKLVFKKKNEKISYKLKIEGPRMTQKNKVAFGYLSWRDGKHVVRSPIVVTNINFNL; this is encoded by the coding sequence ATGGCTTCTAATATTTGTCTCTGGTTATGGTTTTCCTATATTACAAGTCTTCACGTGATTTTCACATTGGCTCTCTCTGATAATTATATTATTCATATGAATTTATCAGATATGCCTAAATCTTTCTCAAACCAACATAGTTGGTATGAATCCACTCTTGCTCAAGTTACTACTACCAACAATAATCTCAATAATTCTACCTCATCTAAGATCTTTTATACGTACACCAACGTTATGAATGGTTTTAGTGCAAACCTATCACCTGAGGAGCACGAATCCCTCAAAACCTTCTCGGGTTTCATTTCTTCAATACCCGATTTACCCTTGAAGCTTGACACAACACACTCACCTCAATTTCTTGGCCTTAATCCATATAGAGGGGCATGGCCAACTTCTGATTTTGGTAAAGATATCATTGTTGGTGTAATAGACACTGGTGTTTGGCCAGAAAGTGAAAGTTTTAGAGATGATggaatgactaaaataccctcaAAATGGAAAGGCCAATTATGTCAATTTGAGAATTCCAACATCCAGTCAATCAATTTATCTTTGTGCAACAAGAAACTCATTGGAGCTAGGTTCTTCAACAAAGGCTTCTTGGCAAAACACTCCAACATTAGTACAACAATTTTGAACTCCACACGTGACACAAACGGTCACGGGACACATACTTCAACAACAGCAGCTGGAAGCAAAGTTGATGGTGCATCTTTCTTTGGCTATGCAAATGGAACAGCAAGAGGTATAGCTTCATCGTCTAGAGTAGCTATATACAAGACTGCGTGGGGAAAAGATGGAGACGCACTTTCATCTGATATAATAGCTGCAATTGATGCTGCAATATCTGACGGTGTTGACATTCTTTCAATATCACTTGGCTCTGATGATCTTCTTTTGTATAAAGATCCAGTTGCAATTGCGACATTTGCAGCTATGGAAAAAGGTATTTTTGTGTCTACTTCTGCAGGTAATAATGGACCCTCGTTTAAATCTATTCATAATGGAATACCATGGGTGATAACTGTTGCTGCTGGTACTTTGGATCGTGAATTTTTAGGAACTGTTACACTTGGTAATGGAGTCTCACTCACTGGTTTGTCTTTCTATCTAGGAAACTTCTCTGCTAACAATTTTCCAATTGTTTTTATGGGTATGTGTGACAATGTTAAAGAATTAAACACAGTGAAGAGAAAGATTGTGGTTTGTGAAGGCAATAATGAAACTCTTCATGAACAAATGTTTAATGTGTATAAAGCAAAAGTTGTTGGAGGtgtttttatatcaaatatcttAGATATTAATGATGTGGACAATAGTTTCCCATCCATCATTATTAATCCAGTAAATGGAGAAATTGTGAAAGCTTACATCAAGAGTCATAACTCTAACGCTAGTTCAATAGCAAACATGTCTTTCAAGAAAACAGCTTTCGGTGTTAAATCAACACCTAGTGTGGATTTTTATAGCTCAAGGGGACCATCAAATAGTTGTCCATATGTGTTGAAACCTGACATCACTGCTCCTGGTACATCAATCTTAGCTGCATGGCCCACAAACGTTCCTGTGTCCAATTTTGGGACTGAAGTCTTTAACAACTTCAATTTGATAGATGGAACATCTATGTCATGTCCACATGTTGCAGGTGTAGCAGCGCTTTTAAAAGGGGCACACAATGGTTGGAGCCCGTCATCTATTAGGTCGGCAATTATGACAACATCAGACATATTAGACAATACTAAGGAACATATCAAAGACATTGGAAATGGTAACAGAGCAGCAACTCCTTTTGCATTGGGAGCTGGTCATATTAACCCTAATAGAGCACTTGATCCTGGTCTTGTTTATGATATCGGTGTACAAGATTATATTAATCTTCTTTGTGCACTTAActtcacacaaaaaaacatcAGTGCCATTACAAGATCTTCTTTCAATGATTGCTCTAAACCTTCCTTAGATCTTAACTACCCTTCTTTTATTGCTTTCTCCAATGCTCGTAATTCTTCAAGGACAACAAATGAATTTCACAGAACAGTTACAAATGTTGGTGAGAAAAAGACAACATATTTTGCTAGCATTACTCCCATTAAAGGGTTCCGTGTCACTGTTATTCCAAATAAGTTGGTGTTCAAGAAGAAGAACGAGAAGATAAGCTACAAGTTGAAGATCGAAGGCCCAAGAATGacacaaaagaataaagtagCCTTCGGTTACCTCTCTTGGCGGGATGGGAAACATGTGGTTAGGAGCCCTATTGTGGTAACCaacatcaatttcaatttgtaG